Proteins from a single region of Hypomesus transpacificus isolate Combined female chromosome 9, fHypTra1, whole genome shotgun sequence:
- the LOC124471456 gene encoding probable G-protein coupled receptor, translating into MEEAGSPLTPELNDTAANDSLSLWEPLPSAPSRQLGTLPNAQTRFKDLSGIFFMVTLNVLALLANTAVLVVIIKAPHLRKFAFVCHLCAVDLLCAVLLMPLGIVSSSPYFAGVVFTVLECQVYVFLNVFLIAASIFTITAISVERYYYIVHPMRYEVKMTLKLAAAVMVLVWVASALLGLATMFGWPNYGSLSTISAAHCSLHWSHSGHRQVFSILFCVACFCLPAAVIFAVYCNVYKVARLAARQHRPMPSWTTSHPKRRSDSINSQTTIITTRNAPRRTTRDKAFGGGKAALTLVVIVGQFLLCWLPYFAFHLHLTLNASSKIPTDVEDTVTWLAYSSFAANPFFYGLLNRQIREELWKLRCCYTARPVQLAMSSHEGSGHENFLQFLQRTSCTVETRASFALPSPRNTLDQTGQTGFRIPGQIPEEFS; encoded by the coding sequence atggaggaggctggttcacccctgaccccagagCTCAACGACACAGCAGCCAATGACTCTCTCAGCCTGTGGGAGCCCCTACCCTCTGCTCCCAGCAGGCAACTGGGCACCCTCCCTAACGCCCAGACCCGCTTTAAGGACCTGTCAGGGATCTTCTTTATGGTGACCCTCAATGTGCTCGCCCTGCTCGCCAACACTGCAGTGCTCGTGGTGATCATCAAAGCCCCTCACCTCAGGAAGTTTGCCTTTGTGTGCCACCTGTGTGCAGTGGACCTACTGTGTGCTGTGCTTCTCATGCCCCTGGGAATCGTGTCCAGCTCACCTTACTTTGCAGGAGTGGTGTTCACCGTGCTGGAGTGCCAGGTATATGTCTTCCTTAATGTCTTCCTCATTGCTGCTTCCATCTTCACCATCACGGCCATCAGCGTGGAACGCTACTACTACATCGTCCACCCCATGCGCTATGAGGTGAAAATGACCTTGAAGCTGGCGGCCGCTGTCATGGTCCTGGTTTGGGTGGCGTCTGCTCTGCTGGGGCTGGCGACCATGTTTGGATGGCCGAACTATGGCAGCCTGAGCACCATCAGCGCTGCCCACTGCTCTCTGCACTGGAGCCACAGCGGCCACCGGCAGGTCTTCTCCATCCTCTTCTGTGTGGCCTGCTTCTGTTTGCCCGCCGCGGTCATCTTCGCTGTCTACTGTAACGTGTACAAGGTCGCGCGGTTGGCAGCACGCCAACACAGACCCATGCCCTCTTGGACTACCAGTCACCCCAAACGGCGCTCGGACTCCATCAACAGCCAGACCACAATCATTACCACCCGCAACGCCCCCCGCCGAACAACCAGGGACAAGGCCTTCGGAGGGGGCAAGGCTGCCCTCACCCTGGTGGTGATTGTGGGCCAGTTCCTACTCTGCTGGCTGCCTTACTTCGCCTttcacctccacctcacacTTAATGCCTCGTCCAAAATCCCTACTGACGTGGAGGACACTGTCACCTGGCTGGCATACTCCTCCTTCGCTGCCAACCCCTTCTTCTATGGATTGCTCAACAGGCAGATCAGGGAGGAGCTATGGAAGCTGAGGTGCTGCTACACCGCCAGGCCCGTACAGCTGGCTATGTCCAGCCACGAGGGCTCAGGACATGAGAACTTTTTGCAGTTCTTGCAGAGGACCAGCTGCACAGTGGAGACCCGTGCCAGCTTTGCCCTCCCTAGTCCCCGGAACACCCTGGACCAGACTGGGCAAACCGGATTCAGGATACCAGGGCAGATACCAGAGGAGTTCAGTTAG